A region of the Candidatus Caldatribacterium sp. genome:
AGTGAATAGCCCAGACTTTGTGAATCTTCTCCGATCTCTTGAGTGCGATGCCATTGTGGTTGCGGCTTACGGGCAAATTCTCAAAAAGGAAATTCTCTCTCTTCCTCCCCTTGGTTGCCTCAACGTTCATGCCTCTCTTCTCCCTAAGTACCGTGGTCCTGACCCTATTCGCTGGACAATTCTCAACGGTGACGAGGTGACCGGGGTCACCATTATGCTCATGGACGAGGGAGTAGATACCGGGCCAATACTGGCGCAGCAACCTGTTCCTGTGGCACCAGACGACACCTATCTCTCCCTTGTTGAGCGACTCGGCACAACGGGAGGAAAATTGCTCTGTGAGACTCTGCCCGCCTGGAGGAGTGGCAAGGTGATACCTCGACCTCAGGAGGGAGAACCATCGTACGCGCCCTTTGTGGAAAAGGAGAAAGCCCGCATCCTCTGGGAGAGTCCTTCCTGGTACATTGTTCGCCAGGTTCGGGCCTTCTTTCCCTCTCCAGGAGCTTACACCTTCTTCAAGGGGAAACGCCTCAAGGTTCTTGGAGCTTCCTGGGAGAGGGAGGATGGAACTTCTTGTCCTCCCGGGACTATTTACCGTATAGAGAGGGATCGGGGAATTTTGGTGTGCACGGGAGAGGGATTGGTGGTTTTGGAGAGACTCCAGCCGGAAGGGAGACGATCCATGTCGGCGTGGGAGTTTGTTTGTGGATACCGTGTTGCTGAAGGCCAGACTATTGGTTAGGAGGTGAGGTGAAGTGTTCTTTTTCGACCCGACCTTTCTTCTCCTCATCCCTGCGCTTATTCTTGCTCTCTATGCGCACGCAAAGGTGACACAGACATATGCACTCCTTTCGAGGAAGAGGGCTCGCGTGGGTCTTTCCGGGTGGCAAGTTGCGGCAGAGCTTCTTGAACGTCTTGGGCTCCGTGTACGGGTTGAGGAAATTCCTGGGGCCTTGACAGATCACTACGATCCGTCTCGGGAGGCCTTGCGTCTTTCGCAGGCGGTAGCCCGTGGAACCTCCATAGCGGACCTTGCCATTGTGGCTCATGAGGTGGGGCATATTCTCCAAAAACGTGAAGGCTATGCTCCTTTTGCTCTCCGGAGTACTCTCGTTCCTGTAGCAGGGTTTGGGTCACAGCTTGCTCTTCCCCTCTTCTTCTTGGGCTTTCTCTTCGCTTTCCGACCGCTCATGGATATTGGTATTCTCCTTTTCAGTGCTGCGGTGCTCTTTCAGCTTGTGGTCCTTCCTGTGGAATTCAATGCCAGCCGGAGAGCCCTGAACATCTTGGAGCGGTTCGGACTCATCGATAGGGATGAGAAACCCCTGGCTCGGCAAATGCTCCAGGCAGCTGCTTTAACTTACGTTGCAGCAACTGCGATGGCTGCACTGCAACTTGTGCGACTCTTCCTTTTGCGGGAAAGCAGGGAGTAGAAGTATTGGTTGACAGGTATCGCCGCGACGCCCTTTCTCTCCTTGTTCGCCTTGAGGAAGGAAAGATTGTTTTTCTTGACCAGGCGTATACTGCCTGCTCGCGGGAATACACACCTCATGAGCGGGATCTCCTCGTGAGCCTTGTGCGGGGAGTGGTGAAGTTTCGAGAGAAGCTTGATGCCCTTGCGAAGGGTTTTCTTCCCCGCTGGGAAAGGCTTCCTCCCGTGGTCCATAATGTCCTTCGCCTGGGAATATTCCAGCTCCTCTTCCACACTCATGTACCCCCTTTTGCTGCTGTTCATGAGTGGGTTGAAGTGGTGAAAGAAGGAGGATACCCTGCTTTTGCTCCCCTTGTTAACGCGGTTCTCCGTGGTGTAAGCAGGGACCTCGTAAAGTACCGGGGAGAGGCGGGGGAGTGGGGAGTGGATGTGCCTCGGTGGCTTGAGGAAGAATGGAGAGAGGTTCTTGGAAAAGAGGCGGTTTCCACCCTTCTACGTTCTCTGGCTCTTCCGCCCCCTCTTTTTGTCCGAGTCAATACGTTGCGGGTGGGTGAAGAAAAACTGCAGGACCTCCTTGCCCAGCGGGGTATTCCGAGCAGAAAAACTCTTCTTCAGGGGGCTCTCGAGGTTGTTGCAAGTTACTCGGAGCTTCTGCAAACTCCAGAGTACACTCAGGGACTCTTCTACCCCCAGGATCTGGGTTCCCAGATTGTGGGGCACCTCGTTCGCCCGCAACCCGGAGAGTGCGTTGTGGATGCCTGTTGTGGGGTTGGAGGAAAAACCCTCCTCCTTGCTCAACTCATGGAGAACAAAGGACGTATCTTTGCTTGGGATAGGAACAAGAAACGCATCAGGACTCTCGAGAAATTACTCAGGCGAAGTGGTGTCACCATAGTGCAACCGGCAGTTCTCGATTGCCTCAAGCTTCCCGATGCTTTCCTGAATATTGCGGATCGGGTTCTTCTTGACGCTCCTTGCTCAAACCTTGGTACCATCCGCAGGAACCCAGAGGTTCTGCTCCGAGTACAGAAGGAAGATGTAGCACTCTGTGCGGAGAAGCAGCTTGAGCTCCTCTCTTCTCTTCTTCGCGTAGTCAAACCCGGAGGGCTCGTGGTATACTCTGTATGCGCTTTGACCCGGGAAGAGACTGTTGGAGTTGTCGAAGCTTTCGAGAGAAGGAAGGGAGCAGAAATCGAGCGGGTACGATTGGGCAATGGCATTGCCCCTTGGGAGAATGAAGGATTCGTTTTCATCTGGCCCCATGAGTACTTCTGTGATGGGTTCTTTATTGCAGCCTGGAGGAAAGTGAAATGAAGGAAAGGGAGAAAGCGAAGGGATCGCATCTCCTTGAGTTTCTCGGCAGGGTTTTTGGAGCAACGTTTCTCTTTGGGCTTGGTCTTTTTGTGAGCTTTTTCGTGGGATTCCTTTTTTTTGAGAGGTACATTGCTGGGGGCAGTGTACCTGTTCCTGATGTGCGAAACATGCCACTTCTTGAGGCTTTGAACCGTTCAGCCCGTCTTGGCTTTCGGCTTGAGGTGGCACAGGTGGTACAGGATGCGAACGTTCCCTCCCTTGTGGTGCTCGAGCAGGATCCTCCTCCTGGCGTAAGAGCAAAAAGAGGCAGTCGCCTGCAGGTGGTGGTCAATGGTGGCATGTTATCGGGTATGCTCCCTGGTCCTCAAGGAGAAGGACAGGTCATTCTTCCGGATGTTCGGGGTAAAAGCCTTGAAGAGGCGCAGAGCCTTCTTGAGGCTCAAGGTTTGCGGGTTGGAAGGGTGGTCGAGGTGAGCCATGATACTCTTCCCCAGGGGTATGTTATCTCCCAGAACCCTTCGCCCCGGACAAAACTCTCCTTGGGGAGTAGTGTGAACCTTCTCGTTTCGGCGGGAAAGGCAAAAGAGGTCGAGGAAGTCCAAGTCCCTGATGTGGTTGGCCTTCGTCTCGAGGAGGCTCAGGAAGTACTTTCCCAGAGCGGTCTCGTTGTCGAGGCTACAGAAGAGGTTCCCTCGGCAGAACGGCCCTCTGGAATCGTCGTTGGACAGGACCCAGAGGGGGGAGAGTTTTTGCCTCGGGGAAGTGGCGTCCGTCTCCAGGTAGCCCGGGGAAGAGAGCAGCCTCAACCGCAGGTTGAGGGACAGAAAGCCCTCAACCTTCGCTTTGTTCTTCCTTCCTCTCAAAACCCCATCACCGTCCAGGTGGTGGTTCAGGACGAGCTGGGAGAACGAGTTGTGTACGAGCGGGAACACCAGGGTGAAGAACTCGTCGAAGTTTCGGCATCCACCAAGGGGAAGGGGAAAGTCATCATTTTCCTCAATGGGTACTACTACTGGGAAAAGAAGCTCGAGTAGGGGAGGGAGATAGGTGGCAAAGCTTGCTCCTTCGATTCTTTCCTGTGATTTCTCTTGCTTTCGCGAACAGCTCCTTGCGGCCTGGGAGGGTGGCGCAGAGATTATCCATGTGGATGTCATGGACGGACACTTTGTTCCCAACCTCACCTTTGGTCCCCTCATTGTTGAGGCCGTTCGGAAGATACTCCCTGAGGCCTTCATCGATGTGCACCTCATGATGGATAACCCACGGCAATTCGTGCGGGACTTTGCCCAGGCCGGGGCTGATCTCATAAGCTTCCATGTGGAAGCGGTGCCGGATTTTGACGCCGTACTCCAGGATATTGCCAGATTGGGTAAGAAAAGCGGTCTTGCTCTATGTCCTGGGACACCTCTTACCATTCTTGACCATGTCCTTGAAAAAGTAGCCCTTGTGCTCCTTCTCACCGTGAATCCAGGCTTTGGGGGTCAAAAGTTCATCCCCGGAATGGAGGAGAAAATTCGCGCCCTTCGTAAGATGATTCGGGAGAGAGGACTCAAAGTTGACGTGGAGATTGATGGTGGGGTTAAAGAGGAAAACATCGAGTTTCTCGCATCTTGCGGAGCTTCAATTATCGTAGCGGGGTCCCTCGTGTTTACCGCTTCAGACATCCGAGAGACCGTGCGGCGCCTTTCGGCGCGAATTCGGGTGTACTGAGAGCCCGATAGAGAACTCTATCGGGCTCATGCTTTTTGCACCTTTCCCGCCTTGAGGCAGGAAGTGCACACGTAGAGTCGCTGCACCTTTCCTCCCACTATAGCCCGTACCCTCTGGATGTTCGGTCGCCAGAGCCTTCGGCTCACCCGATGGGAGTGGCTAATTTGGTTTCCAAAGGCACTCTTTTTCCCACAAACTTCACACTTAGCCATGTCTATCCCCGCTTTCTCCATTTTGGTTAGAATCGACCACAATATACCAGCTTTCTTGGGCAGTCGCAAGCCCCTTAGGGTTTACAGAGGAACTGGAATCTTTTAAAATGTTTCTGAGTGGTGAACTCTCCATTTTTTCGAAAAGGGGGAACATAGATGGCGAGTGTTACCTTGAAGAACGTTGTGAAGCGGTTTGGAGACGTTATCGCAGTCAATAACGTGAGTCTCGAAATCAAGGATCAGGAATTTGTGGTTCTCGTTGGTCCCTCGGGGTGCGGAAAAACCACAACTCTTCGGATGATCGCGGGACTTGAAGAAGTGGATGAAGGTGAAATCTACATTGACGATGTTCTTGTCAACGATGTGCCACCCAAAGACCGCGACATTGCCATGGTCTTTCAGAACTACGCTCTGTACCCTCACATGAACGTGTACGATAACATGGCCTTTGGGTTGCGTCTCCGGAAATTCCCCAAAGACGAAATTGACCGACGAGTTAAGGAAGCAGCTGAAATTCTTGGTATCCAGGAACTCCTCTACCGGAAGCCGAAGCAACTCTCTGGAGGACAAAGGCAGCGAGTTGCTGTCGGTCGGGCCATCGTCCGTCACCCCAAGGTGTTCCTTTTCGATGAACCCCTTTCGAACCTCGACGCCAAGCTCCGTGTTCAAATGCGGGCTGAACTCGCAAAGCTCCACGACCGCCTGAAAACCACGATGATTTACGTTACCCACGACCAGGTTGAGGCAATGACCCTTGGAGACCGTATCGTTGTCATGCGAGACGGCGTCGTGCAGCAGGTTGGAACTCCTCTTGAGCTCTACAACAAGCCCATCAATAAATTCGTTGCCGGTTTCATCGGTACCCCTTCCATGAACTTCCTCGACGTGACCCTGAAAAAGGAGAACGACACCCTTGTACTCGATGGGGGTTCCTTCAAGATTAAAGTCCCTGCTGAGTACAAAGCCGCCCTTGAGCCTTATGTGAACAAAGAGGTGACCTTCGGTATTCGTCCGCAGGACGTGTACGATCTTGCTGTTTCTAAGGAAATGCTTCGGGACGATGGCAACGTTATTGATGCAGTGGTGGACGTTATCGAACCTCTCGGCTCTGAACAGATTATCTACCTCACCTCGGGTCCGCACACCATCGTTGCCGTCCTCGATATGCAGACGCATACCGAGGTCGGAGCCAGCATGAAGATTGTCGTTGACACCAGCAAGATGCACGTATTCGATATCAACACCGAAAGGGCCATTATATGAAGTGCGCGCAAGAAAAGAGTACCTCCTCGGTACTCTTTTCTTGCGTTTTTTTAGGAGTTTGTGTATCATAAGGTGCTCAAGTCATTCAGGCAAAGGAGGTAGGAGCAATGAAAGTCGCAATTAACGGCTTTGGAAGGATTGGGCGACTGGTGTTTCGAAGAATTCTTGAGGTCGGCGGTGACATAGAGGTCGTGGCGGTCAACGACCTTACAAGCGCCAAGGTTCTTGCCCATCTTTTAAAGTACGATTCTGTCCATGGGAGGATTCCAAACAAGGTTGAGGCAACAGAGGATTCCCTCATCGTCGACGGAAAGAGCATTAAGGTTTTTGCCCAGAAAGACCCTGCTCAGCTTCCCTGGAAGGACTTGGGAGTGGAACTCGTTATCGAATCGACTGGAAAGTTTACCGATCGTCAGGGAGCCTCTCTGCATCTCCAAGCAGGAGCTCAAAAGGTTTTGATCACCGCTCCTGCCAAGAACCCCGATGTGACCATCGTTATGGGCGTAAACCACACTATGTACGATAAAGCGAATCACCATATTGTGTCAAATGCTTCTTGCACGACAAACTGTCTTGCTCCGATTGTCAAGGTTTTGCACGAGAACTTTAAGATCCAGCGAGGTTTTATGACCACTGTCCATGCGTACACGAACGACCAGGTTATTCTCGACTTTCCCCACAAGGATCTCCGGAGAGCCCGGGCTGCAGCCATGTCCATGATCCCTACGACGACCGGTGCTGCTGTAGCCATGGGTGAGGTTATTCCTGATCTCAAGGGGAAACTCGACGGCATGGCCATTCGCGTACCCACTCCCGATGTCTCCATTGTGGACTTTGTGGCAGTGGTCGAGAAAGAGCCAACCAAAGAAGAAGTGAACGAGGCCTTAAAGAAAGCCGCCGAGGGAGAGCTCAAGGGCATTCTTGCCTACTGTGAAGAGCCTCTTGTGTCGATGGACTTCCTCCATACCACGGAATCTTCG
Encoded here:
- a CDS encoding 50S ribosomal protein L28, whose amino-acid sequence is MAKCEVCGKKSAFGNQISHSHRVSRRLWRPNIQRVRAIVGGKVQRLYVCTSCLKAGKVQKA
- a CDS encoding zinc metallopeptidase, with amino-acid sequence MFFFDPTFLLLIPALILALYAHAKVTQTYALLSRKRARVGLSGWQVAAELLERLGLRVRVEEIPGALTDHYDPSREALRLSQAVARGTSIADLAIVAHEVGHILQKREGYAPFALRSTLVPVAGFGSQLALPLFFLGFLFAFRPLMDIGILLFSAAVLFQLVVLPVEFNASRRALNILERFGLIDRDEKPLARQMLQAAALTYVAATAMAALQLVRLFLLRESRE
- the ugpC gene encoding sn-glycerol-3-phosphate ABC transporter ATP-binding protein UgpC; this encodes MASVTLKNVVKRFGDVIAVNNVSLEIKDQEFVVLVGPSGCGKTTTLRMIAGLEEVDEGEIYIDDVLVNDVPPKDRDIAMVFQNYALYPHMNVYDNMAFGLRLRKFPKDEIDRRVKEAAEILGIQELLYRKPKQLSGGQRQRVAVGRAIVRHPKVFLFDEPLSNLDAKLRVQMRAELAKLHDRLKTTMIYVTHDQVEAMTLGDRIVVMRDGVVQQVGTPLELYNKPINKFVAGFIGTPSMNFLDVTLKKENDTLVLDGGSFKIKVPAEYKAALEPYVNKEVTFGIRPQDVYDLAVSKEMLRDDGNVIDAVVDVIEPLGSEQIIYLTSGPHTIVAVLDMQTHTEVGASMKIVVDTSKMHVFDINTERAII
- the rpe gene encoding ribulose-phosphate 3-epimerase, which encodes MAKLAPSILSCDFSCFREQLLAAWEGGAEIIHVDVMDGHFVPNLTFGPLIVEAVRKILPEAFIDVHLMMDNPRQFVRDFAQAGADLISFHVEAVPDFDAVLQDIARLGKKSGLALCPGTPLTILDHVLEKVALVLLLTVNPGFGGQKFIPGMEEKIRALRKMIRERGLKVDVEIDGGVKEENIEFLASCGASIIVAGSLVFTASDIRETVRRLSARIRVY
- a CDS encoding methionyl-tRNA formyltransferase translates to MRLVFMGTPLFGVKVLTELAQDTRFEILGVVTRPDRPTGRGLRPSPPPVGVEAKRLGLPVWQPERVNSPDFVNLLRSLECDAIVVAAYGQILKKEILSLPPLGCLNVHASLLPKYRGPDPIRWTILNGDEVTGVTIMLMDEGVDTGPILAQQPVPVAPDDTYLSLVERLGTTGGKLLCETLPAWRSGKVIPRPQEGEPSYAPFVEKEKARILWESPSWYIVRQVRAFFPSPGAYTFFKGKRLKVLGASWEREDGTSCPPGTIYRIERDRGILVCTGEGLVVLERLQPEGRRSMSAWEFVCGYRVAEGQTIG
- the gap gene encoding type I glyceraldehyde-3-phosphate dehydrogenase; this translates as MKVAINGFGRIGRLVFRRILEVGGDIEVVAVNDLTSAKVLAHLLKYDSVHGRIPNKVEATEDSLIVDGKSIKVFAQKDPAQLPWKDLGVELVIESTGKFTDRQGASLHLQAGAQKVLITAPAKNPDVTIVMGVNHTMYDKANHHIVSNASCTTNCLAPIVKVLHENFKIQRGFMTTVHAYTNDQVILDFPHKDLRRARAAAMSMIPTTTGAAVAMGEVIPDLKGKLDGMAIRVPTPDVSIVDFVAVVEKEPTKEEVNEALKKAAEGELKGILAYCEEPLVSMDFLHTTESSIVDALSTKVIGNMVKVLAWYDNEWGYSCRVVDLAQYMMR
- a CDS encoding PASTA domain-containing protein, encoding MKEREKAKGSHLLEFLGRVFGATFLFGLGLFVSFFVGFLFFERYIAGGSVPVPDVRNMPLLEALNRSARLGFRLEVAQVVQDANVPSLVVLEQDPPPGVRAKRGSRLQVVVNGGMLSGMLPGPQGEGQVILPDVRGKSLEEAQSLLEAQGLRVGRVVEVSHDTLPQGYVISQNPSPRTKLSLGSSVNLLVSAGKAKEVEEVQVPDVVGLRLEEAQEVLSQSGLVVEATEEVPSAERPSGIVVGQDPEGGEFLPRGSGVRLQVARGREQPQPQVEGQKALNLRFVLPSSQNPITVQVVVQDELGERVVYEREHQGEELVEVSASTKGKGKVIIFLNGYYYWEKKLE